The Xanthomonas sp. CFBP 8443 genome has a window encoding:
- a CDS encoding LysR family transcriptional regulator has translation MHDLNDLYYFAMVVDHGGFAAAERALGIPKSRLSRRISQLETDLGVRLLQRSTRRFAVTDLGMSVHRHAQTMLAEAQAAREVVDRLSAEPRGLVRVSVPVSLAQMQLPKLLPMFLDQYPKVRLQLNISNRRVDIINEGYDVALRVRSRLDDDGSLVMRSFGQVQELLVASPKYLDRAGRPKDPEELASHVTLSISEDEARQRWELHGPAGEVRRVDLQPRVAGFDFPLLQSMVKDGFGITLLPETVCADAVRNGELEVVLPEWSLPQGICHAVFASRRGLLPAVRVFIDFLAEHLPRQIEASRLDCSGCPERIKVKHSTLGAMAVEAG, from the coding sequence ATGCACGATCTCAACGACCTTTACTACTTCGCGATGGTGGTCGACCACGGCGGTTTCGCCGCGGCCGAGCGCGCCCTGGGCATTCCCAAGTCGCGCCTGAGCCGCCGCATCAGCCAGCTGGAAACCGACCTGGGCGTACGCCTGCTGCAGCGTTCCACACGCCGCTTCGCCGTCACCGACCTGGGCATGAGCGTGCATCGCCACGCGCAGACGATGCTGGCCGAAGCGCAGGCGGCGCGCGAGGTGGTGGACCGGCTCAGCGCCGAGCCGCGCGGCTTGGTGCGGGTCAGCGTGCCGGTGTCGCTGGCGCAGATGCAGCTGCCCAAGCTGCTGCCGATGTTCCTCGACCAGTACCCGAAAGTGCGCCTGCAACTGAATATCAGCAACCGCCGCGTGGACATCATCAACGAGGGCTACGACGTCGCACTGCGCGTGCGCTCGCGCCTGGACGACGACGGCAGTCTGGTGATGCGCAGCTTCGGCCAGGTGCAGGAACTGCTGGTGGCCAGCCCTAAGTATCTGGACCGCGCCGGTCGTCCCAAGGATCCGGAAGAACTAGCCTCGCACGTCACCTTGAGCATCAGCGAGGACGAGGCGCGGCAGCGCTGGGAACTGCACGGACCGGCCGGCGAAGTGCGCCGCGTCGACCTGCAACCGCGCGTGGCCGGCTTCGATTTCCCGCTGCTGCAGTCGATGGTCAAGGACGGCTTCGGCATCACCCTGCTGCCGGAAACCGTCTGCGCCGACGCCGTGCGCAATGGCGAGCTGGAAGTGGTGCTGCCGGAATGGTCGCTGCCGCAGGGCATCTGCCACGCCGTGTTCGCCTCGCGCCGCGGCCTGTTGCCGGCGGTGCGCGTGTTCATCGACTTCCTCGCCGAACACCTGCCGCGGCAGATCGAGGCCTCGCGCCTGGATTGCAGCGGCTGCCCGGAGCGGATCAAGGTCAAGCATTCGACCCTGGGCGCGATGGCGGTCGAAGCCGGCTGA